In Deltaproteobacteria bacterium, the following proteins share a genomic window:
- the yacG gene encoding DNA gyrase inhibitor YacG — MPLIVKCPTCRKESPWEDNPHRPFCSDRCQLIDLGAWVEERYKIPAEEIEIDLDDDEDDLGSKKLQ, encoded by the coding sequence ATGCCGCTCATAGTAAAATGTCCGACCTGTCGCAAAGAAAGCCCTTGGGAAGACAACCCGCATCGGCCGTTTTGCTCAGACCGCTGTCAATTGATCGATCTCGGTGCGTGGGTGGAAGAGCGCTACAAGATTCCCGCCGAAGAAATCGAGATCGATCTCGATGATGATGAAGACGACCTCGGTAGCAAGAAACTGCAATGA
- the glnE gene encoding bifunctional [glutamate--ammonia ligase]-adenylyl-L-tyrosine phosphorylase/[glutamate--ammonia-ligase] adenylyltransferase gives MPAPKKKSTKIPAEFRALIAASPSPALAEANFQGLIDASDSKSASKLSATDKPKLFCLLGSSAFLSDVLIREGKQWPSLFVRQVKAAQKSPAEHLRKLEAAIKKSQSFDEFCAALRRHKQREYLRIGARDLMPEVSMEETVRELTALASASVDAAYRFCRAEAEKDYGPLHLPGTIRPNRFVVLGMGKLGGGELNFSSDIDVIYLYEEDEGETSGGRRGKTGPREFFSAIGQKIIHAMGDVTDEGFVFRIDLRLRPLGANGPLVQSVNSAMTYYESWGQCWERAALIKARPVAGDIELGAAFMKDIEPFIYRRYLDYTTVDELRHMKMRIENELLTGDGKERNLKLGYGGIREIEFFTQALQLVNGGYQPTVRGPSTLPALVELARNNLISADERDKLTEAYRFLRQAEHKVQIVQEAHAHSIPEGKEEEQAYARRLGYSARGKLSERELFWRDHKRTTKTVREIFDRLFYSAQKEIQNDGATEVGTIWNDLDQKDLIVKELEQAGFTDPAQAYENLLAVRDGEVYAPPSPRRLKVMRTLGPALMAEIAKSGAPDQALLNLSKFSHRIGSRTGFLTLLAENPKTMRLLITLFSDSQFLTDLFLNRPELIDTLIRVDLTRVEKTKEEMLAELNAAIGEADDVEAKLNALRRYKSEEFVRIGLHDLGGVIELVPVLQQLSDLAEACVHAALNLTLEELQQNFGKVAAGRFAIIGGGKLGAREIDYNSDLDLVFIYDAEEDAGSAGGKRGKLPAHEFFVRLGQKLLTYLSSPTEEGIAYKIDMQLRPSGKAGPIVCSLEAYRDYHKSGAQLWERQALIKTRFIAGDATLGKQVDKFIENLAYGLPLPAGGADEIHHLRMRMERELADEDEGRFNLKKGRGGLVDIEFLTQMLQLAHGHRFAALHRRATLDALAALQAQKLISKADYLLLSEGYLFLRRLDHRLRIERDRSIDTFEAEPGKLDGIARALGYKVSNKATGKRKSLSGEKLLGDYRVRRDRVRLCYERLFSQAAK, from the coding sequence ATGCCAGCGCCAAAGAAAAAATCGACCAAAATACCCGCCGAATTTCGCGCACTCATTGCCGCAAGTCCCTCGCCCGCACTAGCTGAAGCGAACTTTCAAGGTTTAATCGACGCCTCAGACAGCAAGAGCGCGAGCAAGCTTTCCGCCACTGACAAACCCAAACTATTCTGTTTGCTGGGCAGCAGCGCTTTTTTGAGCGATGTGCTGATCCGCGAGGGCAAGCAGTGGCCAAGCTTGTTTGTCCGCCAAGTTAAGGCGGCGCAGAAGAGTCCTGCCGAGCACTTGCGTAAGCTGGAAGCGGCGATCAAAAAATCTCAGTCCTTCGATGAATTCTGCGCCGCGCTGCGGCGCCACAAACAGCGCGAATATCTGCGCATCGGCGCGCGCGATCTCATGCCGGAAGTTAGCATGGAAGAAACCGTGCGCGAGCTGACGGCGCTGGCCAGCGCTTCGGTGGATGCGGCCTATCGCTTCTGTCGGGCCGAAGCGGAAAAAGACTACGGACCATTGCATCTGCCGGGAACCATCCGACCCAACCGCTTCGTGGTTCTTGGTATGGGCAAACTGGGCGGCGGCGAGCTTAATTTTAGCTCGGACATCGACGTTATTTATCTCTATGAAGAGGACGAGGGCGAAACCTCTGGCGGGCGCCGCGGCAAAACCGGACCGCGAGAATTCTTCAGTGCCATCGGCCAGAAGATCATTCACGCGATGGGTGATGTCACCGATGAAGGCTTCGTCTTCCGCATCGACCTGCGGCTGCGTCCCCTCGGCGCCAACGGCCCGCTGGTGCAGTCGGTTAATTCGGCGATGACTTACTACGAGTCGTGGGGACAATGTTGGGAGCGCGCCGCGCTGATCAAAGCACGGCCGGTGGCGGGCGACATTGAGCTCGGCGCGGCTTTCATGAAAGACATCGAGCCATTTATCTACCGACGCTATCTCGATTACACGACCGTCGACGAGCTGCGCCACATGAAGATGCGCATCGAAAATGAGCTGCTCACCGGCGATGGCAAAGAACGCAATTTGAAGCTCGGCTACGGCGGCATTCGCGAAATCGAGTTTTTCACCCAAGCGTTGCAGTTGGTCAACGGCGGCTACCAACCAACGGTGCGCGGGCCGAGCACGCTGCCGGCATTGGTTGAGTTGGCGCGCAACAATCTGATTTCCGCCGACGAACGCGACAAGTTGACGGAAGCCTATCGCTTCCTGCGCCAAGCCGAACATAAAGTCCAGATCGTGCAGGAAGCCCACGCCCACTCAATTCCCGAGGGCAAAGAAGAAGAACAGGCCTACGCGCGCCGGCTCGGCTACAGCGCCAGGGGCAAACTCAGCGAGCGCGAGCTTTTCTGGCGCGATCACAAGCGCACGACCAAAACTGTGCGGGAGATTTTCGACCGGCTTTTCTACAGTGCGCAAAAAGAAATCCAGAATGACGGTGCAACAGAAGTCGGCACAATCTGGAACGATCTCGATCAGAAAGATCTCATCGTCAAAGAACTCGAACAAGCGGGTTTCACCGACCCGGCCCAAGCTTACGAAAATCTGCTCGCGGTGCGCGATGGCGAAGTCTACGCACCGCCGAGCCCGCGGCGGTTGAAGGTCATGCGCACACTGGGACCGGCGCTGATGGCGGAGATCGCCAAGTCCGGCGCGCCGGACCAGGCGCTGTTAAACCTTTCGAAGTTCAGCCACCGCATCGGCAGCCGCACCGGTTTTCTCACCTTACTGGCCGAGAATCCGAAAACCATGCGGCTTTTGATCACACTATTTTCCGATAGCCAATTTTTGACCGACCTTTTTTTGAATCGCCCAGAGCTGATCGACACTTTGATTCGCGTCGATCTAACTCGCGTCGAAAAAACCAAAGAAGAGATGCTCGCCGAGCTAAACGCCGCCATCGGCGAAGCCGACGACGTCGAAGCCAAGCTCAACGCGCTGCGCCGTTACAAGTCCGAAGAGTTTGTTCGTATCGGCCTGCACGACCTTGGCGGCGTGATTGAATTGGTGCCGGTGCTCCAGCAGCTTTCGGACCTCGCCGAAGCCTGCGTCCATGCGGCGCTCAATTTGACGCTGGAGGAGCTGCAACAAAACTTCGGCAAAGTTGCCGCTGGCCGCTTTGCAATCATCGGCGGTGGCAAACTGGGTGCGCGCGAAATCGACTACAACTCCGACCTCGATTTGGTTTTTATCTATGACGCCGAAGAAGACGCCGGGAGCGCCGGCGGCAAACGGGGAAAGCTGCCGGCGCACGAATTCTTCGTGCGTCTTGGACAAAAGCTTCTGACCTATCTTTCTTCGCCCACCGAGGAAGGCATCGCCTACAAGATTGACATGCAGCTCCGCCCTTCGGGAAAAGCCGGGCCGATCGTCTGCTCGCTCGAGGCTTATCGCGACTATCACAAGAGCGGCGCGCAGCTTTGGGAACGCCAAGCGCTGATCAAAACGCGCTTTATCGCCGGCGACGCAACGCTTGGTAAACAGGTCGATAAGTTTATCGAGAATCTTGCCTACGGTTTACCGCTGCCGGCGGGCGGCGCCGACGAGATTCATCATTTGCGCATGCGCATGGAGCGCGAGCTGGCCGACGAGGACGAAGGTCGATTCAATTTGAAGAAAGGCCGCGGCGGCTTGGTCGACATCGAGTTTCTCACACAGATGTTACAGCTCGCGCATGGCCACCGTTTCGCCGCGCTGCATCGGCGCGCTACGCTCGACGCGCTCGCCGCACTGCAAGCTCAGAAGCTTATTAGCAAAGCCGACTACTTGTTGTTGTCGGAGGGCTACCTTTTTTTGCGCCGTTTGGATCATCGTCTGCGCATCGAGCGCGATCGCTCCATCGACACCTTCGAAGCCGAGCCGGGCAAGCTCGACGGCATCGCGCGCGCGCTAGGATATAAGGTATCGAACAAGGCGACAGGCAAGCGCAAAAGCTTGTCCGGAGAAAAACTCTTGGGCGACTACCGCGTGCGCCGTGACAGGGTTCGCTTGTGTTACGAAAGGCTTTTTAGCCAAGCGGCAAAATAA
- the lpxA gene encoding acyl-ACP--UDP-N-acetylglucosamine O-acyltransferase — protein sequence MSIHPTAVIDPRAQIEASTEIGPYVVIDGPVKIGARTRVLAHAVLTGWTDIGADNEIHPGAVLGGAPQDKAYKNEESYLKIGERNIIREHVQIHRGTKPGSSTTIGNDNYLMAMSHVGHNCQLGNQIVMANGALLGGYVEVGNGVFISGNCAVHQFVRIGEYALMRGLSGTSRDVPPFSIIELQHTVRGVNVIGLKRAGFSEARIRAIRNAYKVLFRSGSNLALAVQQMEKEAGASTDVLALLEFIKASKRGVCVAQRLGAAAGPDA from the coding sequence ATGAGCATTCATCCCACTGCTGTCATCGATCCACGCGCACAAATCGAGGCTTCCACCGAGATCGGCCCCTATGTAGTCATCGACGGTCCAGTCAAGATTGGCGCGCGCACTCGTGTGCTCGCGCACGCAGTGCTGACCGGCTGGACCGATATCGGCGCCGACAACGAAATTCATCCCGGTGCTGTGCTTGGCGGCGCGCCGCAGGACAAGGCTTACAAGAACGAAGAGAGTTATTTGAAAATCGGCGAGCGCAACATCATTCGCGAGCATGTGCAGATTCACCGCGGCACCAAGCCGGGTTCTTCAACAACGATCGGCAACGATAACTATTTAATGGCAATGTCACACGTCGGCCACAACTGCCAGCTCGGCAATCAGATCGTCATGGCCAACGGCGCCCTGCTAGGGGGCTATGTGGAGGTGGGCAACGGCGTGTTCATTTCCGGCAACTGCGCGGTGCACCAGTTCGTGCGCATCGGCGAGTACGCCTTGATGCGCGGACTCTCCGGCACCAGCCGCGATGTGCCGCCGTTTTCGATCATCGAGCTGCAACACACAGTGCGCGGCGTCAACGTGATTGGTTTAAAGCGGGCAGGGTTCAGCGAAGCGCGCATTCGCGCAATTCGCAACGCCTACAAAGTATTGTTTCGCTCGGGCAGTAACTTAGCGTTAGCCGTGCAGCAGATGGAAAAAGAGGCAGGGGCCAGCACGGATGTGCTGGCCCTATTAGAATTTATCAAAGCTTCGAAACGCGGGGTCTGCGTCGCTCAGCGCTTGGGCGCCGCCGCAGGACCCGACGCGTAG
- a CDS encoding 4,5-dihydroxyphthalate decarboxylase yields the protein MAQLKLTMALSHYDRHMPFFDGSVQVEGAEVQALEVGQSHPLKHGQDRHERMLQKAEFDICELSLSSYLIAKSRGMPFTGIPVFPRRLFSLSQMWVNKNAGINSPQDLVGKKVGLSTFQTTLSVLAKGDLQTEYAVPWRKLDWYIMKEEAVELKPIEGVKMQLLKPEQKIGAMLEKGEIDALFVPHPPKEALRGGGSIRRLFADPKAEEAKYFKKNGYYPIMHVIAFKDDVLKKNPWLAKNVTAAFDHAKEACMEYYDDPNWSRFVWGRHLFEEERAAFGDDPWPHGLAKNRVNIERFVGYSLDQGLMEKKLSAEELFFEN from the coding sequence ATGGCCCAACTGAAACTCACGATGGCTCTATCGCACTACGATCGGCACATGCCGTTTTTCGACGGGTCAGTGCAGGTCGAGGGTGCGGAGGTGCAGGCGCTGGAGGTCGGCCAGTCGCATCCGTTGAAACATGGCCAAGACCGCCACGAACGCATGCTGCAGAAAGCCGAGTTCGACATTTGCGAGTTGTCGTTGTCGTCGTATCTGATCGCCAAGAGCCGCGGCATGCCGTTTACTGGGATACCCGTTTTCCCGCGGCGCCTTTTCAGCTTGTCGCAAATGTGGGTCAATAAGAATGCTGGCATCAATTCGCCGCAAGATTTGGTGGGAAAGAAAGTCGGCTTGAGCACATTTCAAACCACTTTATCGGTTTTGGCCAAGGGCGATTTGCAAACCGAGTACGCTGTGCCGTGGCGCAAGCTCGACTGGTACATCATGAAAGAAGAGGCAGTGGAGCTGAAACCTATTGAAGGTGTTAAGATGCAGCTCTTGAAGCCCGAGCAAAAAATCGGCGCCATGTTGGAAAAAGGCGAGATCGACGCGTTGTTCGTGCCCCATCCTCCCAAAGAGGCGCTGCGCGGCGGAGGTAGTATTCGCCGGCTATTCGCGGATCCCAAAGCCGAGGAAGCCAAGTATTTCAAAAAGAACGGTTACTATCCGATCATGCATGTGATCGCTTTCAAAGACGACGTGTTGAAGAAAAATCCCTGGCTCGCGAAAAATGTCACGGCGGCTTTCGATCACGCTAAAGAAGCCTGCATGGAATATTACGACGATCCCAACTGGTCGCGCTTTGTCTGGGGCCGCCATTTGTTCGAGGAAGAGCGCGCCGCCTTCGGCGACGACCCGTGGCCGCACGGCTTAGCGAAGAATCGCGTCAACATCGAGCGCTTTGTCGGCTATTCGCTCGATCAGGGTTTGATGGAGAAAAAGCTCAGCGCCGAAGAATTGTTCTTCGAGAATTAG
- a CDS encoding ABC transporter substrate-binding protein, translating into MKMAIEIFLLQRSSPLSFLDSLSQNGAGRSNRPNYAQPRCSTMTESVGSGKRWPSGGLARRQWVFGLRLRPFAFFAPFAVKNLRNRCFTKEPSMNRLSLTMVLTLAIGLSLPRLSYGAEAMQKIRFGLPSLALSYMPLYVAQEKGFLKRSGLEAEFIQMNTAIQPQALINGNINFIPGLSAGIPAAVAGMPLVVVMNFYSFTPWTLVTQKDINKPSDLLGKKIAVSGLRTTPYQLMTAFFKKYELNEKEATYVFTGGTGGSFTTLATDQVAGAVLVAPYDDKAVSKGFKKFMMIGDLLDIPTAGLVATRAEITNNRDRVQKTIAAVSNAIAWIRGNQPDTAQMLADKFKITVSEANGTYGTLLSMLNKDGRLPLKVVHSYLDLLRRERPIPADVDPQKFLDFSMLPGGK; encoded by the coding sequence ATGAAAATGGCAATCGAAATATTTCTGCTTCAACGGAGTTCTCCTCTAAGTTTCTTAGACTCGTTATCGCAGAATGGCGCCGGGCGATCAAATCGCCCAAACTACGCCCAACCGAGGTGCTCGACAATGACCGAAAGCGTGGGGTCAGGCAAAAGGTGGCCGAGTGGCGGTTTGGCGCGGCGGCAATGGGTGTTTGGGTTGCGGCTTCGACCCTTTGCGTTCTTTGCGCCCTTTGCGGTAAAAAATCTCCGAAACCGATGTTTTACCAAGGAGCCAAGCATGAACCGACTCTCGCTAACGATGGTCCTTACGCTCGCGATTGGTTTGTCGTTGCCGCGGCTGAGCTACGGTGCCGAGGCGATGCAAAAGATTCGCTTTGGTCTGCCATCGCTGGCGCTCTCCTACATGCCGCTTTACGTCGCCCAGGAAAAAGGCTTTCTCAAACGGTCCGGTCTCGAAGCCGAGTTCATCCAGATGAACACGGCAATCCAACCCCAGGCGCTAATCAACGGCAACATTAACTTTATCCCGGGGCTATCCGCCGGCATCCCAGCGGCGGTGGCGGGTATGCCGCTGGTGGTGGTGATGAATTTTTATAGCTTTACGCCGTGGACCCTTGTGACTCAGAAAGACATCAACAAACCGTCGGATCTACTCGGCAAAAAGATCGCGGTTTCCGGCTTACGTACGACTCCGTACCAGCTCATGACCGCGTTCTTCAAGAAATATGAGCTAAACGAAAAAGAAGCGACCTACGTCTTCACCGGCGGTACCGGCGGGAGCTTCACCACATTGGCCACCGACCAGGTTGCCGGCGCCGTGCTGGTGGCGCCCTATGACGATAAAGCGGTGAGCAAAGGTTTTAAGAAGTTCATGATGATCGGCGATCTGCTCGACATTCCGACCGCCGGTCTGGTGGCGACCCGCGCTGAGATCACCAACAATCGCGACCGCGTGCAAAAAACCATCGCAGCGGTCAGCAACGCAATCGCTTGGATACGCGGTAACCAGCCTGACACAGCTCAAATGCTCGCCGACAAGTTTAAAATCACGGTCAGCGAAGCGAATGGCACCTACGGCACGCTCCTCAGCATGCTCAACAAGGACGGCCGGCTGCCGCTCAAAGTTGTGCATAGCTACCTGGATCTTCTGCGCCGCGAGAGGCCGATTCCCGCCGATGTCGACCCACAGAAGTTTCTGGATTTCTCCATGCTGCCGGGAGGGAAATAG
- a CDS encoding 2-pyrone-4,6-dicarboxylate hydrolase: MKQKYFDCHFHIIDKNFPVVSNQGFMPDAFTSEDYLARVKDIDLVGGAVVSGSFQELDQTYLFHALKVLGPTFVGVTQVPQTISDQELNELKDAGVRAVRFNVKRGGSEDIRHLENFARRVHKLVSWHTELYIDSTDLAPLFDTLVSLPKISVDHIGLSKAGFPTLLKLAEKGIRVKATGFGRVNFDVAPALKELYAANPKALMFGTDLPSTRAPRPYLDSDYDLVLNALGEERAANVFYKNAVEFYRPEKSAQ; this comes from the coding sequence TTGAAGCAGAAATATTTCGATTGCCATTTTCATATTATCGACAAAAACTTTCCCGTCGTGTCCAATCAGGGCTTCATGCCGGACGCATTTACCAGCGAAGATTACTTAGCGCGGGTGAAAGACATCGATCTTGTCGGCGGCGCCGTCGTTTCCGGCTCGTTTCAGGAGCTTGATCAAACCTATCTGTTCCATGCCTTGAAAGTTCTCGGTCCAACCTTTGTTGGCGTCACCCAAGTACCGCAAACCATTTCGGATCAGGAGTTAAACGAACTTAAAGACGCCGGCGTGCGCGCAGTTCGCTTCAACGTCAAGCGCGGCGGGTCGGAGGATATTCGCCACCTGGAAAACTTTGCGCGGCGGGTGCACAAATTGGTTAGCTGGCACACAGAGCTGTACATCGACTCCACCGACTTGGCGCCGCTGTTCGACACGCTTGTCTCGCTGCCGAAGATTAGTGTTGACCACATCGGGCTTTCTAAAGCGGGATTTCCAACGCTGCTCAAGCTCGCCGAAAAGGGAATCCGCGTGAAAGCCACTGGTTTCGGACGCGTGAACTTCGACGTTGCGCCCGCTTTGAAAGAACTCTACGCTGCCAATCCGAAAGCGCTCATGTTCGGCACCGACCTGCCGTCCACTCGCGCTCCGCGGCCTTATCTCGATAGCGACTACGATTTGGTTCTGAATGCATTGGGCGAAGAACGGGCGGCCAATGTTTTTTACAAGAACGCAGTTGAGTTTTATCGACCGGAGAAGTCGGCGCAATAG